In Aspergillus flavus chromosome 3, complete sequence, one genomic interval encodes:
- a CDS encoding transferrin receptor, which produces MPSRLIFITTSLFLTHLSVGIHANIPSSVSSPAPIRHQPAGHSLDIPARNSVLASDLEEIILNGPNEQKAREWNLHYTSEPHWLGQGESLAVWTQEKWREFGVENTTIKSYPVPKSPSIPSYQRLALLERKPGDADGQNDTELFIASLNEGSTFVNPISGKIISTPQFFSSTPSANVTAPFVFVNFGLDSDYDDLQQSNIDVSGKIGIMKQGSLTVGPALSKAQERGLVGLIFYLDPEFDANVTEAHGYLPFPEGPARAPGSIVRRGIDAPDPLLKIPTIPISYSEALPFLKALNGHGPQASEIGTTWQGGQLGYLGVNYNVGPSPDGLMINLVNIMQTSNVSVYNVIGTIKGETEDEVIVLGNHRDAWGAGAGDPNSGSAALNEVIRTLGTAMKKGWKPFRTLIFASWDGKEPSSWGAALWVKDNLPWLSEAAVAYLEIETAATGTEIFTKASPLLRDVIYSAAAKVLSPDQSKPGQSVLDVWGGHIEPEGGGDTNIFVSNGIASLNLGFAPGPTDPVFHWHSDFDDIQWMDNFGDPTYEYHTASAKLWALTATQLADEPVLPFNATAYPVSLGSYLNELKVTLEEASSDEAYQQGQDSCTVNLQPLEDAIAELHQVAVQFDTNAADLAARLNQKNTTITASTYQEDKTIQDINRKYRTFEGQFVVPPASPGARAQHVVYPRTSYRTILPTFPSITKNVTNGNWCDAEKSNQIVTDKVRSATELLRS; this is translated from the exons ATGCCGAGTCGATTGATATTCATAACGACATCACTCTTCCTCACTCACTTATCTGTTGGCATTCATGCTAACATTCCATCCTCTGTCTCATCTCCGGCTCCGATAAGACACCAACCCGCTGGTCATTCGCTCGACATCCCAGCCCGAAACAGCGTTCTAGCCAGTGATCTCGAAGAGATCATTCTGAATGGCCCCAATGAGCAAAAGGCCCGCGAGTGGAATCTCCACTATACCTCCGAGCCACATTGGCTGGGTCAAGGAGAATCTCTCGCCGTGTGGACTCAAGAGAAATGGCGGGAATTTGGAGTTGAGAACACCACCATCAAGTCATATCCAGTCCCAAAATCGCCCAGCATACCGTCGTATCAAAGGCTCGCTTTACTCGAGAGGAAGCCTGGGGACGCCGACGGCCAAAATGACACAGAGTTATTCATCGCTAGCTTGAACGAAGGTTCGACCTTCGTGAACCCCATCAGTGGAAAAATCATCAGCACTCCTCAATTCTTCTCCAGTACGCCAAGCGCAAATGTTACGGCACCCTTTGTGTTCGTGAATTTTGGTCTGGATTCAGACTACGATGACCTCCAACAATCAAATATCGATGTGAGTGGTAAGATCGGGATTATGAAACAAGGTTCCTTGACTGTCGGGCCCGCCCTGTCTAAAGCACAGGAGAGAGGCTTGGTGGGCTTGATATTTTATCTCGATCCGGAGTTTGACGCAAACGTCACCGAAGCACATGGCTACCTGCCGTTCCCTGAAGGCCCGGCTAGGGCACCAGGTAGCATTGTGCGGCGAGGCATTGACGCTCCAGATCCATTACTAAAGATTCCCACCATTCCAATCTCATATTCCGAGGCCCTCCCATTTCTCAAGGCTCTCAATGGCCATGGACCACAGGCAAGCGAGATCGGCACCACTTGGCAGGGAGGGCAGCTAGGATATCTCGGGGTCAATTACAATGTTGGACCATCACCGGACGGCTTGATGATTAACCTGGTGAACATCATGCAGACTTCAAACGTCTCTGTATACAACGTGATCGGGACGATCAAGGGCGAGACTGAAGACGAAGTGATTGTCCTAGGAAACCATCGTGATGCGTGGGGTGCTGGTGCCGGTGATCCAAATAGTGGTTCTGCGGCACTAAACGAAGTCATCCGTACCCTTGGTACCGCTATGAAGAAAGGCTGGAAGCCATTCAGAACCCTGATATTTGCCAGTTGGGATGGCAAGGAGCCAAGCAGCTGGGGAGCTGCCCTTTGGGTAAAGGATAATCTTCCCTGGCTGTCTGAAGCGGCTGTCGCTTATCTTGAAATCGAGACTGCTGCAACTGGCACAGAGATCTTCACCAAAGCCAGTCCACTTCTACGCGACGTCATCTATTCGGCTGCTGCGAAGGTTCTCTCCCCTGACCAGAGTAAGCCGGGACAGAGTGTCTTGGATGTATGGGGTGGTCATATAGAACCGGAAGGTGGAGGAGACACTAATATATTCGTTAGCAATGGCATTGCCTCCCTCAATCTTGGCTTTGCTCCTGGTCCAACGGATCCTGTCTTCCACTGGCACTCGGACTTTGACGATATACAGTGGATGGACAACTTTGGGGATCCAACCTATGAGTATCATACTGCAAGTGCTAAACTATGGGCGCTGACTGCAACACAATTGGCCGACGAGCCGGTCCTTCCCTTCAATGCTACGGCATACCCTGTTTCACTGGGCAGTTATTTAAACGAGCTGAAGGTCACCTTGGAAGAGGCGTCATCAGACGAAGCCTATCAGCAAGGGCAAGATTCCTGTACTGTCAATCTGCAACCATTGGAAGACGCTATTGCAGAGCTACACCAGGTGGCTGTTCAATTTGACACGAACGCAGCAGACCTTGCAGCGAGGCTGAACCAAAAGAATACGACCATCACGGCTTCAACCTACCAGGAAGATAAGACGATCCAAGATATTAACCGAAAGTACAGAACATTTGAGGGGCAATTCGTGGTTCCACCAGCTAGTCCAGGAGCAAGAGCACAGCACGTTGTGTATCCGCGAACCTCGTACAGAACTATTCTACCTACTTTTCCTAGTATCACGAAGAACGTGACAAACGGTAATTGGTGCGATGCAGAG AAATCGAACCAAATTGTCACAGACAAAGTACGCAGCGCTACGGAATTGTTACGATCGTAG
- a CDS encoding putative 2-deoxyglucose-6-phosphate phosphatase, with product MPIISTTSTTHEFAGVLFDFDGTIIDSTEAIVENWRRIGEEIGIDHEVILQTSHGRRSIDVLKDLDPSRANWEYISATESKIPTLCKNPAIEIPGARALLETLNSLHAPWAIVTSGTNALLTGWLDVLRLPRPQEVTVAEDVKIGKPDPEGYYKARTRLLQHRGEDDIKDVLVVEDAPAGVKAGKSAGCYVLAVTTTHTVDQLKAAGADWVIPDHRFVEVRRKNGSQGTFTFTFNNVF from the exons ATGCCGATTATTAGCACCACGTCGACAACTCATGAATTCGCCGGTGTCTTATTCGATTTTGACGGAACAATAATTGACTCCACTGAAG CTATTGTTGAGAACTGGAGAAG AATCGGCGAAGAAATCGGCATTGACCACGAAGTAATCTTGCAAACATCGCATGGTAGACGCAGTATCGATGTTCTGAAAGACCTTGATCCTAGCAGAGCAAATTGGGAAT ACATAAGCGCCACGGAAAGCAAAATACCTACCCTGTGCAAGAATCCCGCCATTGAGATTCCGGGTGCACGAGCTCTTCTTGAGACACTTAACAGTCTGCACGCACCTTGGGCAATCGTAACATCGGGCACTAATGCTCTATTGACTGGTTGGCTCGATGTACTGCGTTTACCTCGGCCCCAAGAGGTCACCGTCGCAGAGGATGTCAAAATCGGCAAGCCTGATCCAGAAGGTTACTATAAAGCTCGAACTCGCCTGCTGCAACATCGCGGAGAAGATGACATAAAGGACGTTCTCGTTGTCGAAGATGCTCCGGCAGGTGTAAAAGCAGGTAAATCAGCTGGATGTTATGTTCTAGCAGTAACAACTACGCACACTGTTGACCAGCTCAAGGCGGCTGGTGCGGATTGGGTGATACCTGATCATCGATTTGTAGAAGTGCGGAGGAAGAATGGGTCGCAGGGAACTTTTACATTTACTTTCAATAATGTTTTCTAG
- a CDS encoding uncharacterized protein (of unknown function-domain containing protein), producing MHLHTPSRLVIACQALKPVHAHKSFIRQATSSAESRKEGDISSVFVSLSGKEEAPLPPRFAEQKKRLIAGREDQIERSWHRLLHTLKDEVRLIEQRGSDIIPSIDFKDIHAAPKTFRDELRKRGVAVIRGVVPEHDARAYKNEIEDYVKANPGTKAFPPHDPQVYELYWSQPQMRARTHPNMLEAQRFLMSFWHSNSPDAMISSTHPLTYADRLRIRQPGDAGFALGPHVDGGGPERWEDNGYGRGNVYQRIWQGEWEKYDPWEASCRVLAEADLYNGAGACSMFRMFQAWLGMSHTGPNEGTLLVNPLLSLATTYFLLRPFCEPIYTPPKECSRMATETFLHPSNWRLERETSSNLQGATPGFAQEVTATLHPHLELEKTMVHVPKIAPGDYVAWHCDTIHAVDRVHNGTGDSSVMYIPACPVTEANANYVKRQRNDFLEGVPPPDFPGGKGESEHLGRATEAGLRKSTSQLGLRSLGLTKWDLNDQSLTQGQRLVLDKSNKILGF from the exons ATGCATCTTCATACCCCATCACGTTTAGTAATTGCTTGTCAGGCATTGAAACCCGTCCACGCTCATAAGTCCTTCATACGGCAAGCCACATCCAGCGCCGAGTCTCGCAAAGAAGGCGACATCTCATCTGTTTTCGTTTCCTTGtcaggaaaagaggaagcaCCTCTGCCCCCAAGGTTCGCAGAGCAAAAGAAGAGACTAATTGCCGGACGGGAAGACCAAATCGAAAGGAGTTGGCATCGTCTCTTGCACACACTGAAGGATGAGGTTCGCTTGATCGAACAGCGTGGCTCTGATATCATTCCTTCGATTGATTTCAAGGATATCCATGCCGCACCGAAGACGTTCCGAGATGAACTTCGAAAACGAGGTGTTGCTGTCATCCGAGGCGTGGTCCCTGAGCATGATGCCAGAGCTTACAAAAATGAGATCGAGGATTATGTTAAGGCTAATCCAGGAACAAAAG CATTCCCTCCACATGACCCTCAAGTCTATGAGCTGTACTGGTCACAGCCCCAGATGCGCGCACGTACACATCCAAATATGCTAGAAGCTCAACGTTTCCTTATGAGTTTCTGGCACTCGAACTCGCCGGACGCAATGATATCTTCTACCCACCCCTTGACCTACGCAGACAGACTTCGTATTCGCCAACCAGGGGATGCCGGGTTTGCACTAGGCCCTCATGTGGACGGAGGAGGCCCTGAAAGGTGGGAAGACAACGGCTATGGTCGCGGTAATGTTTACCAGAGAATCTGGCAGGGGGAATGGGAAAAGTATGACCCCTGGGAAGCTAGTTGCCGAGTTCTAGCAGAGGCAGACTTGTACAACGGCGCTGGAGCATGTTCAATGTTTCGCATGTTTCAAGCATGGCTGGGCATGTCTCATACAGGACCTAACGAGGGAACGCTACTGGTCAACCCTCTGCTCTCTTTGGCGACGACTTACTTCCTACTGCGACCCTTTTGCGAGCCAATTTATACACCTCCTAAGGAATGCTCTCGCATGGCTACGGAGACCTTCCTGCATCCAAGTAACTGGCGCTTGGAGAGAGAGACATCAAGTAACCTGCAGGGTGCAACTCCGGGCTTCGCGCAGGAAGTCACTGCCactcttcatcctcacttGGAGCTTGAGAAGACGATGGTACATGTTCCTAAGATCGCCCCGGGTGACTATGTAGCATGGCACTGTGACA CCATCCATGCCGTTGACCGTGTACATAATGGAACCGGCGATTCGAGCGTTATGTACATCCCAGCATGCCCCGTCACAGAGGCCAACGCCAACTATGTCAAACGCCAGAGGAATGACTTCCTCGAGGGTGTCCCTCCACCAGACTTCCCCGGAGGCAAGGGAGAAAGCGAGCATCTTGGACGTGCCACGGAGGCGGGCTTGCGCAAGTCCACGAGCCAGCTTGGTTTGCGCTCCTTGGGGCTTACCAAGTGGGATCTGAACGATCAATCTCTCACTCAAGGACAACGACTTGTCTTGGACAAATCAAACAAGATTCTGGGATTCTAA
- a CDS encoding Zinc/iron permease: MSAFNASNVDLNTASKEDVLCFLALSDNDYNGHLGARISSIFVILFVSSAFTFFPVVAKSLPSWKIPFGVYLFARYFGTGVIVATAFIHLLDPAYKRIGPKTCVGESGYWGEYSWCAAIVLGSVMVIFLMDLAAEVYVERKYGVHRDEDATGAFIQGGHQSAAVAHNAYDQEKSMPSEQATPAYRSDSESATAERSFKQQIAAFLILEFGIIFHSVIIGLNLGVTGSEFATLYPVLVFHQSFEGLGIGARMSAIPFGKHTWLPWILCAMYGLTTPISIAIGLGVRTTYNPGSKVALIVQGVLNAISAGVLIYSGLVELLARDFLFDPDRTKRRSQLSFMVFCTLLGAGIMALIGKWA; encoded by the coding sequence ATGTCTGCCTTTAACGCCTCCAACGTTGACCTGAACACGGCGAGCAAGGAAGATGTACTGTGCTTCCTTGCCCTGTCAGACAATGACTATAACGGACATCTCGGTGCACGCATCTCTTCGATCTTTGTGATCTTATTCGTCTCGTCCGCATTTACCTTCTTTCCCGTCGTGGCAAAAAGCTTGCCGTCTTGGAAAATCCCCTTTGGTGTCTACCTATTCGCCCGTTATTTCGGTACTGGTGTCATCGTCGCAACAGCTTTCATCCACCTCCTAGACCCAGCATATAAGCGAATCGGACCAAAGACTTGCGTCGGAGAATCTGGCTACTGGGGCGAATATTCATGGTGTGCGGCAATCGTGTTAGGATCAGTCatggtcatcttcctcatggACCTAGCAGCTGAAGTCTATGTCGAACGCAAGTACGGTGTACACAGGGACGAGGACGCCACGGGGGCCTTTATCCAAGGTGGACACCAAAGTGCAGCGGTAGCCCACAACGCATATGATCAGGAGAAATCCATGCCATCAGAGCAGGCAACTCCCGCCTACAGATCAGACAGTGAATCAGCAACGGCAGAGCGATCTTTCAAGCAACAGATCGCGGCATTCCTTATCCTCGAGTTCGGTATTATATTCCACTCCGTGATCATCGGATTGAACCTCGGCGTCACAGGCTCTGAATTCGCAACACTGTACCCAGTTCTAGTGTTTCACCAGTCCTTCGAGGGCCTTGGCATCGGTGCAAGAATGTCGGCTATCCCCTTCGGCAAACATACCTGGCTGCCCTGGATTCTCTGTGCGATGTATGGGCTTACCACGCCGATCTCAATCGCAATCGGTCTCGGCGTTCGTACCACCTATAACCCCGGTTCTAAAGTGGCACTGATTGTGCAGGGCGTGTTGAACGCTATCTCCGCCGGTGTTCTTATCTACAGTGGGCTTGTGGAACTGTTGGCTCGTGACTTTTTGTTTGATCCAGACCGCACGAAGCGACGAAGCCAACTTTCGTTTATGGTTTTTTGTACCCTGTTAGGTGCTGGCATTATGGCTCTCATTGGGAAGTGGGCCTAA
- a CDS encoding gamma glutamyl transpeptidase — protein sequence MSQPRLISNRDVENQSSLNLISSNSKTSIAHQHTSQKYRPRVTAIIPTLIKLCFLAILSLLLIVSHPPNSNTWPFNSFKPNFDSDSASRSKSAPGKLGAVASENSICSQHGVDILRKGGNAADALVASELCVGVIAMYHSGIGGGGIMLVRTPNSSYEVIDFRETAPAAAFKDMYEHNKNASVYGGLASGVPGEIRGLEYLHSKYGVLPWSTVVQPAVQTARRGFPVGEDLIRYMNHAAGYENFFTKNPTWAIDFAPGGARLNLGDTMTRHRYADTLEAIAKYGPSAFYSGRIAETMINALQNENGTMTLGDLQNYTVAIRNISQIDYRGYKITSTSAPSSGVIALYILKVLETYKDLFRTEQSVNLSTHRINEAIRFGYGRRTYLGDPLFTDDMATYESQTLVQSMIDATRSKISDHRTQNISAYDPAGLECLETPGTSHIVAVDNTGLAISSTSTINHVFGSYVMVPETGIIMNNEMNDFSIPGSSDLFGYIPSETNYVYPGKRPLSSITPVIVERSDGTLVLITGSAGGSRIITATVQNVIHSIDEGLSAADALAKPRLHDQLVPNQVTFEYNYDNDTVAFMKSLGHDVSWVAPGQSNAQLVRVLPNGTFDAAGEPRQVNSAGYSI from the exons ATGTCACAACCCAGGCTTATCAGCAATCGAGATGTGGAAAACCAA TCTTCATTGAACCTGATATCTTCTAATTCAAAGACGAGCATCGCGCATCAGCACACCTCCCAGAAATATCGTCCACGCGTAACTGCCATCATACCAACATTAATAAAGCTCTGCTTTCTCGCTATTCTGTCGCTATTGTTGATCGTCAGTCATCCGCCCAACTCGAATACCTGGCCCTTCAATTCGTTCAAGCCAAATTTCGATAGTGACAGTGCGTCGCGTAGCAAATCTGCCCCCGGGAAGCTGGGGGCTGTTGCTAGTGAGAATTCTATCTGCTCTCAACATGGAGTGGATATATTGCGCAAGGGTGGTAATGCGGCAGATGCT TTAGTTGCGAGCGAGCTTTGTGTTGGTGTAATTG CCATGTACCACAGTGGGATCGGCGGAGGTGGGATCATGCTAGTCAGGACACCGAACAGTAGCTACGAGGTGATCGATTTCAGAGAGACCGCTCCAGCTGCAGCGTTCAAGGATATGTATGAACATAACAAAAATGCCTCTGTGTATGGTGGACTGGCAAG CGGCGTACCAGGGGAGATTCGGGGACTTGAATACCTTCACAGCAAGTATGGCGTTCTTCCTTGGTCGACTGTCGTACAACCAGCGGTTCAAACAGCCCGTCGCGGGTTTCCTGTGGGAGAGGATCTTATCAGATATATGAATCATGCTGCTGGTTACGAGAACTTTTTCACCAAGAACCCTACATGGGCGATTGACTTCGCTCCAGGTGGGGCCCGGCTGAACCTGGGTGACACAATGACTCGACACCGATATGCGGATACTCTGGAAGCAATTGCGAAATATGGCCCCAGCGCGTTCTACTCGGGGCGTATCGCGGAGACTATGATCAACGCTCTACAGAATGAGAACGGTACAATGACGCTTGGAGATCTACAAAACTACACCGTGGCTATTCGGAATATCTCACAGATCGACTATCGTGGGTATAAGATCACAAGCACGTCGGCTCCTTCGAGCGGAGTTATCGCCTTGTATATTCTTAAAGTCCTAGAGACATATAAGGATCTCTTCCGGACGGAACAGTCTGTGAACCTAAGTACCCATCGCATAAATGAGGCGATCCGATTTGGATATGGCAGA AGAACCTATCTAGGTGATCCCTTGTTTACTGATGATATGGCTACATATGAATCGCAGACCCTCGTCCAATCTATGATCGACGCCACTCGATCTAAGATCTCAGATCACCGAACTCAGAATATATCAGCTTATGATCCAGCTGGGTTAGAATGTCTGGAGAC CCCTGGAACCTCACATATTGTAGCAGTTGACAATACTGGCCTTGCGATTTCTTCGACATCTACTATCAACCATGTCTTTGGCAGTTATGTTATGGTCCCAGAGACTGGTATCATCATGAACAATGAAATGAATG ACTTTTCTATCCCTGGATCATCGGATCTATTTGGATATATTCCCTCCGAGACAAATTACGTCTATCCTGGCAAACGTCCACTTTCCTCTATCACACCAGTGATAGTAGAACGATCCGATGGTACACTGGTCTTGATTACAGGATCCGCAGGTGGCAGTCGTATCATTACTGCCACTGTCCAAAATGTTATCCATTCTATTGACGAAGGACTCTCAGCTGCCGACGCACTGGCCAAACCGCGGCTGCATGACCAGCTGGTGCCAAACCAGGTCACCTTCGAGTACAACTATGACAACGATACAGTTGCCTTCATGAAAAGTCTTGGCCATGACGTTTCTTGGGTTGCGCCTGGACAGAGTAATGCTCAACTAGTTAGAGTGTTGCCCAATGGGACATTTGATGCTGCCGGTGAGCCGAGGCAGGTCAATTCGGCTGGATACtcaatatag
- a CDS encoding uncharacterized protein (expressed protein), with protein MLPELLTQLAQLYRANETIISADQIMRWKECLSASDVSALHRLFSLFLLQVEHNPTIATPSNPSTTNQNNGLAVVATGAASAQPSQLRVRHCRPSATSTADGDHQQESYEHQQVVSSVSEGDVFQKDLFMGIPNPGYPRNSSQCMPSSNVDTTTATPSLTTRATTPLQGVTDDDSFFRTPSLSPSMKLLLESCRTDRGVFLREIGKSRAVLPTGQGWEAAIAAKVDNADLRDRMKIYHRFECYNIYQHVVEAGYHTGTYWIRDMRTNLAKKLCEKFPQRFRDQQAANKSLNWVDQGCKYHEWAGQFKRGITDLGYLIALPLDVPHSAYTSRCTKKRMHEVANDLKSRGIESLVTQYELTELGNHIAVTLRDMTCRERREAPGDTPQGSCKSPRSMPSLSELSSHILTVHSAQTPTPPESLIANLYTIDCPSRGVEMGIEMEMEYPVNYRSTDHYASAYACRSIAADSGVPANGLLGSSMPILHTPFQTIDMGQAAYLTPSTSAVNNDALGPLNGWDESTNYTESLTPYGTT; from the exons ATGCTGCCAGAATTGCTTACCCAACTCGCCCAGCTCTACCGGGCAAACGAAACCATTATCTCGGCGGACCAGATAATGAGATGGAAGGAGTGTCTTTCTGCGAGCGACGTCTCAGCTCTCCACCGCCTATTTAGCTTGTTCTTGCTCCAGGTCGAACAT AACCCGACCATTGCTACACCGAGTAATCCTTCAACTACGAACCAAAACAATGGGCTTGCAGTCGTGGCCACCGGGGCAGCATCTGCGCAGCCATCGCAACTCCGTGTTCGACACTGTCGGCCTTCTGCGACTTCGACCGCTGACGGCGACCACCAACAAGAGTCATATGAGCACCAGCAGGTTGTCTCTTCAGTTTCCGAAGGAGACGTTTTTCAGAAAGATTTATTCATGGGAATCCCAAATCCAGGATATCCTCGTAATAGTAGCCAGTGCATGCCAAGCTCGAACGTCGATACGACCACAGCCACTCCATCGCTGACTACAAGAGCAACGACACCTCTTCAGGGCGTGACAGATGatgattctttttttcgtACGCCCAGTCTTTCACCAAGTATGAAACTACTTTTGGAAAGCTGTCGGACAGACCGCGGAGTATTCTTACGGGAAATTGGAAAATCCAGAGCAGTGCTCCCCACGGGGCAAGGCTGGGAGGCCGCAATAGCTGCGAAAGTTGACAATGCTGATCTACGCGACCGGATGAAGATCTACCATAGGTTCGAGTGCTACAACATCTACCAGCATGTTGTCGAGGCTGGGTACCATACCGGCACCTACTGGATCCGGGATATGCGCACTAACCTGGCGAAGAAGCTCTGTGAGAAGTTCCCCCAGCGGTTTCGTGACCAACAGGCAGCGAATAAGAGCTTGAACTGGGTTGATCAAGGTTGCAAATATCATGAGTGGGCCGGCCAATTCAAAAGAGGTATAACCGACTTGGGCTATCTGATTGCACTTCCTTTAGACGTGCCTCATTCCGCATACACATCAAGATGCACGAAGAAGCGAATGCACGAAGTTGCCAATGACTTGAAAAGCCGGGGGATCGAAAGCCTTGTGACACAATATGAACTTACAGAGTTGGGTAACCACATTGCAGTGACATTGAGAGATATGACATGCAGGGAGCGCAGGGAAGCACCCG GAGACACGCCCCAGGGCTCTTGCAAATCACCGCGTTCGATGCCTAGTTTAAGCGAATTATCGAGTCATATCCTCACCGTACACTCGGCCCAAACACCCACTCCACCCGAGTCGCTGATTGCTAATCTGTACACTATTGATTGCCCCTCACGGGGAGTGGAAATGGGAATagaaatggaaatggaataCCCCGTGAACTATCGCTCCACCGATCACTATGCCAGTGCCTATGCCTGCCGTTCCATAGCGGCAGATTCGGGTGTCCCTGCGAACGGTCTATTGGGAAGTAGCATGCCAATTTTACACACCCCTTTTCAAACAATCGATATGGGCCAGGCGGCCTACTTAACGCCATCTACTAGTGCTGTGAATAATGATGCTCTTGGACCATTGAATGGGTGGGATGAGAGTACAAATTATACTGAAAGTCTAACACCATATGGAACCACTTAA
- a CDS encoding S-2-hydroxy-acid oxidase: MESSSPTEILTINELRAAASSNLQKDVEEYYNEGAGGMVTMSENETAFDRFKIRPRILCDVSNIDTSTTFLGEKVSLPIGFAPTCIQCLAHPDGEAATSRAATQLNIPMVLSTFSTVSLEDVISERKEGQNPYAFQPIFPRDRSRTLDWMKRAEKSGYKAIFITVDAPVTANRLRKKRKSLQLPPHLSYPNLSDNSDRSSDKSGHDPGKRWDEVIPWVKANTSLEVWVKGISCPYDVLKAIDYGLDGLVISSHGGRQLDGVAAAIDVLAECAPLAKGRIKIGFDSGIRRGADVFRALALGADICFLGRIPLWGLAYDGQAGVELAVRILEEELRNTMAHAGCASLKEISRTHVSVIGANGLLCNV; encoded by the exons ATGGAGTCTTCAAGTCCAACAGAAATACTCACAATCAACGAGTTACGCGCAGCAGCGTCGTCCAACCTACAAAAGGATGTTGAAG AGTACTACAATGAGGGAGCCGGGGGTATGGTCAC CATGAGTGAGAATGAGACAGCCTTTGATCGCTTCAAGATTCGACCCCGTATTCTTTGCGACGTGTCCAATATTGATACCTCAACAACATTTCTTGGCGAAAAG GTCTCCTTGCCGATAGGATTTGCGCCAACATGTATACAGTGCCTTGCACATCCTGACGGTGAAGCGGCGACATCTCGAGCAGCAACCCAACTGAACATCCCAATGGTCTTATCAACATTCTCAACGGTATCATTGGAAGATGTCATCTCTGAGCGCAAAGAGGGCCAGAACCCATACGCGTTCCAGCCGATCTTCCCCAGGGATCGAAGTAGAACACTGGATTGGATGAAACGAGCTGAAA AATCTGGTTACAAGGCTATTTTCATCACTGTAGATGCTCCAGTTACGGCAAATCGcctgaggaagaaaagaaaaagcttaCAGCTCCCCCCACACCTTTCCTACCCCAACCTGTCGGACAATTCGGACAGATCGAGTGACAAGTCTGGTCACGATCCGGGTAAAAGATGGGATGAGGTTATCCCATGGGTTAAAGCTAACACCAGTTTAGAAGTATGGGTGAAAGGCA TCTCTTGCCCATATGATGTACTGAAAGCAATTGACTACGGCCTGGACGGCCTGGTCATCTCAAGCCACGGAGGCAGACAGCTAGACGGTGTTGCAGCAGCCATCGACGTCTTGGCTGAATGTGCTCCATTGGCGAAGGGTCGCATCAAAATTGGTTTCGACAGTGGAATCCGTCGAGGAGCTGATGTATTCCGTGCATTAGCCTTAGGTGCCGACATCTGCTTCCTTGGAAGAATCCCCTTATGGGGTCTGGCT TACGACGGGCAGGCTGGAGTTGAGCTAGCGGTGAGAATtttggaggaggagcttcGCAACACTATGGCACATGCAGG TTGTGCTTCATTAAAGGAAATATCGAGAACGCATGTGTCGGTCATTGGCGCCAATGGGCTGTTGTGTAATGTCTGA